The Podarcis raffonei isolate rPodRaf1 chromosome 7, rPodRaf1.pri, whole genome shotgun sequence nucleotide sequence cgaaacaaattaagtacttaaccataggtaccactgtacagagattcTCTGTGTCTGTCCTTTTGCTGCATTTCATGTCCCTCCGACCTCACTTTTCACAACGCCCTTCTCCCAAATCCTAGGATGATGCTTTGTGCATCTGATCAACTAACTGTCAATGTGGGCATCTTGATAGTTAAAGCTGATcactctaaaacaaaacaaaactagaaaAAGTAAGCTGTTATGGATTATGTAGCTCATATGTGTCCATCATTTCATTTCATCTGCATTTTTTTCCCATTTCAGCCTGCTGTATCAGTGGGAAATGTTGGCCAGCTAGCTGTAGATTTAGTCATTTCCACAGTTGGCATGTCCAAAGTTGGTTACTTTTACACTGATTGTCTTGTGCCGATGGTTGGAAATAATCCATATGCAACGACAGAAGAGAATGCAACAGAACTTTGTACAAATGCTGAAGGTATGTGCTGTAAACACAAATCTTGTCAAGACACCCTAGAAAGCAACCACACTTCTTCAGTCCTTAGGGTCAGTACAGGCATTTGAAAATCTGTGCAGAGCAAccacagggagagagggagagagcttcTGACTTGGAgtttgcttgctttatttatttacttatacatACTTTTCATAGAAAATATCTCAAGGTGGTATTCAAACTAAAAACAGTAAATAGTAATATATCAGTAAGAGCTGATTGCTAAATAATCTCAGGTTTGAAAGGCCTGTTTGAATAATACCATTTTTAGAAAGCACCTAAAATGAGCAGGGATGGCTCCTGCctaacctttgttggcaaggaatTCCACAGGGTAAGgcctgccacactaaaggctTGGTTCCTGGGAAAGGCCAGATGAACCTCAGGTGCATGTAGACCATCAAATGTGCCCCATCAGAAGACGTCATAGCTTGTAGTTGCTGCCTTCTAGCAGCAAGTCATATGAGATGAGCACTGAAGTTTTTGTTCATAATACACTTTCAAATTGCCACCAGGAAGCAGCACACGCAACTAGGGATGTACTTAGGTAGCTGCATCATGAGACTGCTCAAACTATTCCATGTGAAGACAGTTTCAAACATCTTACTTTGCTTTTAGAGTGTGAGCACTGAAGTTTTCGCATGTGGGAAGCTTGTTGTAGTTATCACTCTAGCATCTAAATTGATAGTCAGCCCAGCTGACAAGTAGGTTATGTATAAATAACTGTTAATTGTTCTTATGTTTATGTGTTTTCAGTTTCTTGCAAACGTACTTAATCAAGACAGTTACTTGTTTGCTGggacatatgtgtgtgtgtcccccccaaaaaaataatcttCTAAAGAATTGCTACAAGATCCCTGATATGAATGATTCTAAAGGTTCAATATCATAAATGAAATTGGGACGGGTTCAGAAATTTTGATAGCTATGTGAAAGCATATAAAGTAATATTGCCTTCTGTTCTAATGGGTATTGCTTGTAAGTTCTGAAACAGGTTCatttcattgggacttacttAACTAAATTGTTCCCTTTGCGGAAGCCAGCAAAAAAAATTCTGCTACCACAAAGGGACATttacccctctcctcctccagatctgttccagagggttgagAGAACCCTCAAACCAGCAcagggcaggaggagaggggaacTAAATGTAATTTAATGTGGGTCTTGACAGATTGTTTATGCTACTTCTTCCTGTAGTGTATGCAGCGCCTTCTAAACAGTTGGCTGTTCTACAAATCAGATCACTGTTCATAAAGGTATGTGTGTCTATTTCAAGTAGTCATGTTATTAGACTTCAAAAGTGAAAACAAATAATGAAAAATCTTCAAGTCCTGACGGTGAGTAATTAAAATTGTCCTATGAGATGTATAATTAACTGTGGGTTAGATGTGGAGTGAAACTTGGGTAAAGTAATGCAGTTGTCCTGGCTTCTGTCCGCTGGAGTTCACTGACAGAATCCCAAGCCACTCCAGACTCTATGAGGGAATTGGGCATCCAATTGCAGGATGTAGAAATATAATTTTTTCCTGCTTGTGGAAGGCACCTTCTAATTCAAATCCATTTCTAGAAAGGTGCCAAATACATTTAAACAACAgaggatgaattaaaaaaaaaatcagcaagaATCTGACAGACGTTTAAGATGTAAGTTAACAAATCAGTCAACAATTGCTGAATTCCGTAGGGTAATTATTCACTGGAAATGACAAAATAGGTGGTAAATTGGCATCATTTCAGTATATGGCTTTCCAATAAATCCTTTGCGCTGTTATATATTGTTACGGCTCTAAAATACAACTTTGCCACTCAAGATAGTCTTACTTTTTAAAGGTCACAAGAAAGAAACAGCTAAGAAAACATACCATTTCATAATTAACAATTCAAAAACGTTTGAAGTCCTGAAGACTTAACATGATAATTTGAAACAACTTTCTaacctcttctcccccccccccttgatgtaAAGAATAAATATAGGTCCTTTTGTCAGACACTACTATCCTGGGTGAAAAGTTGCAGTTTTGCCAAAATTGTTCTTCTGTCCAGCAGCCATGCTTACCAGCGTAATGACCAACAGCTTCATGGGTATGTCTGTGCCAACtgttagaaatgttttttttaggGCGGAATCCATCGTCGTATGAGTGGAGTTCTATTCATGTAGCTGAAATTTACCTTCCCCTGCTTCCTGCAGCACTGCCCCatccaccctcaaaatctgctctgaagggttgcGGGTCCACTTGGAGCGGCTTTGGGTGTGAGGGCTGCATGAATGCTTCTGTGAGCAGGTCTGTGTGGTGCCCAGACAGCTTTGAATTCAACCtgatgttttaatttaattttgtgcTTTGATCTACAATCACTTTAGCTTCCCAGAGCATCTTTCAGTACCCCGAAAGAAGCCATAAGTGCAGTGTGTCATAAATACATATTCAGTCTTTCTATCAGTAGCTGCATGAACCCCTTAAGATAGGTCGGTCGCAGGCCTGAGTGTTTTTCAGAGATGACAGTTGGTATTCAGTGCACTTATTCCATTAACGCAAGGACTTTTGGCTACTCAAAAGGGCTGCCCCTCCTTCTTTTCCTGCACCCCTGGCTCTCCAGAGCTGATCTGAGGAGGTTGCAGGATATGCATTGGGATGTGGGGGGAATTCTGTTGTGaaaatccttgtgctaatggagCAGATGTGTTGGATACTGcccaatgtttatttatttagagattTTCTGATCTGCTTGACCTAAGAAGCATGTtagaaaataattaaataacaCATAAAACCATAAAAGGTAAAATGCTACAGCAGAGAAACAGAGGCAATGTGAGAATATTTCTATTTGGGATGGTGTTGGATCAAAGGTGTGTTTTAGTGTTATATTTTAATATGTCCTCTTATACTAGGAATCACTAGGTATTTGAGAATAGGACAGGTTATAAATACTGTTTAAACCAGCTCCAGCCTCATCACACTCCAGTTATCCATGCCCAAGAAAAGCTTcctttttcttattttctgtcTTTGATTTAAAGTTACCTAGAACATTTTTGTCACCCACAAAGTCCTGTTATTTTAGCAGGCTAGAGTAATTTTTTCCTTTTTCGTATGCATATTGCTAACAAGTTAGCATATGCAAAATTGTCTTTCATGACAAAGGTGTAATTCAGCATGCATTACAAATCAAATAAACCTGCTTTTTCAAAGTTCCCAACTGTAATTTGTGGCAGCTTATGCGTATATCTCATGGTTTATTGACAGTACCTCATTGCGATATCTGCTTTCATCTGCTGTTGAGAAAGCAGTTGGAGATCAAATGCAGAGACTGAACAGGAGAGAACTGGAGCAAACAGCCGCTTTCCCTGGAGTAACAGATGAGAAAGTGTTCCACATTCCAGGAGGTGGTATCACAAAACTATTGTTCACTGAAAGGTTGGTGaggcagtaaaaaaataatattgaaaATTACCATTATAAAGTGCCAGTGAAAGGCACTTTGCACTGGAAGAGGCACAAATGAGTACAGTACCT carries:
- the PSMG2 gene encoding proteasome assembly chaperone 2 isoform X1, which translates into the protein MFVSCDGSACPDFKGFMLLMPAVSVGNVGQLAVDLVISTVGMSKVGYFYTDCLVPMVGNNPYATTEENATELCTNAEVYAAPSKQLAVLQIRSLFIKNKYRSFCQTLLSWVKSCSFAKIVLLSSSHAYQRNDQQLHGTSLRYLLSSAVEKAVGDQMQRLNRRELEQTAAFPGVTDEKVFHIPGGGITKLLFTESCSKGIPMIVLLKFCSEGDNIPDALALADYLNEWLQLTANQVKVCQPTVNMESCSSPAKSSRWKIPSSWKLLYGSGLPPALF
- the PSMG2 gene encoding proteasome assembly chaperone 2 isoform X2 translates to MPAVSVGNVGQLAVDLVISTVGMSKVGYFYTDCLVPMVGNNPYATTEENATELCTNAEVYAAPSKQLAVLQIRSLFIKNKYRSFCQTLLSWVKSCSFAKIVLLSSSHAYQRNDQQLHGTSLRYLLSSAVEKAVGDQMQRLNRRELEQTAAFPGVTDEKVFHIPGGGITKLLFTESCSKGIPMIVLLKFCSEGDNIPDALALADYLNEWLQLTANQVKVCQPTVNMESCSSPAKSSRWKIPSSWKLLYGSGLPPALF